The proteins below are encoded in one region of Rhodoflexus caldus:
- the kdsA gene encoding 3-deoxy-8-phosphooctulonate synthase — MNKKIVKVGDIACGAPELFLISGPCVIEDESTMMRTAEKLREVSERVNIPVIFKSSFMKDNRSSLDYYIGPGLDEGLKMLQKIKEQFGFPVLSDVHYPDQCAAAAEVLDVIQIPAYLCMQTTLIVAAAKTGKVVNIKHGQFLAPENMAKPAQKCVDSGNDQIILTERGYTFGYNDLIVDPRSFYHMNRTGFPVVFDITHSIRKYGIPSADAKGGAREFIPVLSRAGVAAGVDGVFIETHPEPAKALCDAASQLCVYDLEEFLKPILELHAVEVKYRG, encoded by the coding sequence ATGAATAAAAAAATTGTCAAAGTAGGAGACATTGCCTGCGGCGCACCTGAACTTTTCCTGATTTCAGGCCCTTGTGTGATTGAAGACGAAAGCACGATGATGCGCACGGCTGAAAAACTGCGCGAGGTATCGGAGCGCGTGAACATTCCGGTAATTTTTAAGTCTTCCTTTATGAAAGACAATCGCAGCAGTTTAGACTACTACATCGGCCCCGGGCTGGACGAAGGCCTGAAAATGCTGCAAAAAATTAAAGAGCAGTTCGGCTTTCCCGTACTTTCCGACGTGCACTACCCCGACCAGTGCGCTGCTGCCGCCGAAGTGTTGGATGTTATCCAGATTCCCGCCTATTTGTGTATGCAAACCACGCTTATAGTAGCTGCCGCCAAAACAGGCAAAGTAGTAAACATTAAGCACGGTCAGTTTCTTGCCCCTGAAAATATGGCCAAACCTGCCCAAAAGTGTGTGGATAGCGGCAACGACCAGATTATCCTCACCGAACGCGGCTATACCTTCGGCTATAACGACCTGATTGTAGACCCTCGCAGCTTTTACCACATGAACCGCACAGGCTTCCCCGTAGTGTTTGATATTACGCACTCCATCCGCAAGTATGGCATTCCAAGCGCTGATGCCAAAGGTGGTGCCAGAGAGTTTATTCCGGTGCTTTCCCGCGCGGGAGTAGCGGCAGGCGTGGACGGCGTATTTATTGAAACACACCCCGAGCCTGCCAAAGCGCTTTGCGATGCGGCCAGCCAGTTGTGCGTATATGATTTGGAGGAGTT